Genomic window (Alteromonas pelagimontana):
TGCGCCAGGAAACGGTCGCAGCAACGTGCCGCGTTCACTTGTGTAAAGCCGTTCTATATAGCTGCAATACGAGGAAAGCTGACTGAAAGTTCTTGGTCTTTTTGTCAGCACGATGAGAGCACGGCACCAGCACAAGTATCTGGCTCTGTCAAAACAACAGTTAAAAGATGCCGATGATCGCGCCACATTAAAACAAATTATATAAGCAACGGGTTCGGGAGTTCGATTTCTTTGCATGATTCGGAATATAGAAAAGCCGGATTAGGTTTTCTTGCTAGATACCTCTATTTGGCCAAGATTAAATTTAAGCCACTAGAGTCTGTTGATCTTTGCTGTACATATTTTATTCAGCATACATCGGTAACCACATCATAATAAAAGCCAGAGATACCATCGAATGGTAGTTTCTGGCTAGTTTTTCATATCTCGTCGCAATGGCCCGATATTTTTTCACTTTCAAAAATGCATTTTCAACAAGGTGGCGATATTTGTATAGACACCAGTCCATATGCGCATTACCACGCTTTTTATTCGCCTTTCTCGGGATGTTAGATACTGTACCTGTTGCCTCAATGGTCTCTCTCAAACCATCACTGTCATACCCCTTGTCTGCCACAATTATTTCGGCTGCCGGCGAGTTGAACACTAATGACTCGGCAAAGCGTACGTCATGCGCTTGCCCACCCGATAATTCAAAATAGACAGGTAATCCTCCACTATCCACTGCTAAGTGGATTTTCGTCGAGTTCCCGCCCCGGCTTTTGCCTATCGCTTCATCATGATCACTCGCAGCACCGCACCCGTGTTGATGTGTTTTAACGATACTGCCATCGAGAAACAGCCATTGGGTATCACTGTCGCGGCTTAATATTTCAAACATATAGGCCAACACACCCTTTTTCGACCATAAATTGAATCGCCGGAAGATGGCGCTCCAATCACCAAACTCTGAGGGTAAGTCACGCCATGGAATACCTGTTCTCATACGATAAAGTATTCCTTCAAATGTCATTCTGTGTTCCGGCTTTGAATAGACTCGGCCACTCAAATACATTACGCGGGATAGCATCGCCCATTGGGCATCTGTTAACATAGTTCTCGGCATGTTGATTTCGGTATTGTTTGTTTTTGGCGAAATGGATTATACCAGTCTTCATGCCGTTTATTTTTTATACCACAAAGATCAACACGCTCTAATTTTAACATGGAAAAAATTTACACTATCTTTTCAAAATCCGTTGCCTTCGGGCGTGTAGGACCGTTAAGCCCGCTGGTGCATTCTTCTTTAAAAAGCACTTTACATCGATGGAAGTCTGTCGCTGCCCCCGTCAGTGGAACAGAAGTGCAGATGTGCCGGCGCGTCTGTTTAACGCGCCGAACGAACTTTAGGCATGCCTTGGACTTATTTTAAATTGTTGCACCACGCTTTGTAACTCCGTAGCCAATTGCGCCAATGAATTACTGGTTTCCAGAGTTTGAGAGGCCGCTTCTGTAGAAGACTTTGCGATGTCGTTGATATTAACGATATTGCAATTGATTTCTTCGGAAACGATTTTTTGTTCGTCTGCGGCACTGGCAATCATGTAATTTTTTTCACTAATGGCTGATACCGCAAGGGTAATTTGTTCAAGCGCATGACCAGCTATATCTGCTTTTTCCACGCCGCTATCTGCCAGGTGGCGGCTTTGCTGCATAATCTGTACGGCAGACCCGGTTTTTTGCTGTAAACGCTCAATGATAGTTCTAATTTGATCTGTGGAGTCATGACTCCGCGATGCCAGCGTACGCACTTCGTCGGCGACCACTGCGAAACCTCGTCCCTGTTCACCGGCTCTGGCCGCTTCGATCGCCGCATTAAGGGCAAGCAAATTAGTCTGCTCGGCAATTTCGCTAATCACCTGAAGTACCGTAGAGATGTTCGCAGCCTCATCCTTTAGCGCATTTATCTCCTGAGCCGTTTTTTCTACCTGTTGCGCTAGCTCGCGGATGCCGTTGACTGCATCATTTACCAACTGAGTCCCTTTCTTTGACTCGGTGTCTGCTTGTTTAGACGCAGCAGCGGCTTCTGAAGCCGAGTGAGAAACATCTTGTACGGTGGTTGTCATTTCATTCATTGCCGTTGCCACCGACTCGGTTTCGTGTTGCTGCCGATTGACGCCGTCACGGGTACTCGCCGTAATAACGCTCAGTTCTTCAGCGGCGCTACTTAACATGGTAGTAGACTGATACACCTCATACATTGACTCTTCAAACCGTTCAAGCATTTGATTAAGCGCTTTACCAACAGCGTTAATTTCATCTGCCCCATCATACTTATAGCGCTGAGAAAGGTCCTTATTATCACTGATATTTTGCATCAGACCGGCTAAGTATTTAACGGGCTTGGAGATGCTAAGGGATACAAAAACAATTACTATAACAATTAATATGACGGCCAACGCGCTTATTAATGTCGAGAAAAAATTGGTCGCAGCGCGGTATTCATCTATCTGTGTGGTGACCTGTTCTGATAACTCAGTCAAAATTGATTCTGTAGCATGAACCGTACGCCTTACCTCCCCAATCAATCCTTGATCGCTGGTTAATCCAAGTACATTCTGACCTTCAACAAAGGCGTGGAAGTGACGCTGATAGTCATTCATCAGGCTCGCAATTTGACTGCTAGCCAGTGCGGAAAGATTACTTTGACGCAAGGTTGTGTTGAAATCCGCAAAGGCATCATCAAAGCTCGCTTTGTATTTCATATCCTCGCGCAGCATAAAGTCCTTTTCATGGCGTCTGAGCATCAGCATGTCAGCTTCTAGCGCGGTATTCCCGAGTTGATTTACCTGATCTTCGACATTCCGTACAGCGTCTCGCAGGGTGCCGTAAATTCCTGCCTCCGGTGTCAGACCAAGCGCAATGTTCTTTGCCACAAAGACATTAAACGTTTTCTTATACTCAGCTAAAATCGCTTTTAACTGGCTGGCTTCATGTGCTCCGAAACCAGCGCGCTGTAATCCCTGTTGCAGCGTGTTTACCTCAGATACCAGCGAATCATAGTCGGCGTTAAAGTCTTCTTGATAATCAAGGTCCTGTCGCAGGAGAAAATCTTTCTCATCACGTCTGAGGGACAACATTCCATTATTGACTTTATAGATACCGACTTCGAGAAGACTAAGGTTACTCAGCTTTGCTCCTGTCACGTTCTGTAACAGTGTCATACCCACCATACCCGTAAAAACAAGCGCGCTAATTAATATAAGTTTGTTGCGAATACTAGACAAACTGATCATAAAACCTCTTCAGGAAAAACTATCTGGTGCACCCACAGCCTAAGAACCTTCGAAGCTTAGCTACTGGTGCTTATAAGACAAGTAATGACTGGCCGATTTACCACACCAGCCATTGTTTATTATCTGTTACCTATGACAAAGAGTGTATCGGAGCAGAGGGTCCACTACTTGAGCTTTTTTCCTGAATAAACTTTAATGCAACGTGCTCCAGGCAATAAAATCCTCTACCAGCAATGATATACTGTGCCTGCCATGAAACTGAAAAACAGTAAGCGGAATAAATTACTGCCTATATTGTGCGTATTCTGCTAAAAGTGACACCCGTTCTGTGCATCGAGAACAGGTTTTAGTGCTTGTAAACCCACTCAGAGTGAAGCAACCCCGCCACTTGTGATTGCCGCAAGCCTCTGGAGTGGTTCTAAGCAATGCCTTTTGCAGTATCATGCAATTGGTGTTTAGCGGCTTGAGCAAGCGCTGCTGCTAGCGTTGCGCTTGTTCTCATTGCTCGGCATCAAAAATGAACCCGGATTCAGCCAGTATTAGAGCGTTAAAACTCTTCATTGAAGCCGTCTTTAGTTTCCCGGGTGATAACGCAGTTGGAGGAAACGCTTGGGTATCAGCTATTTTAACGAAATACCCGAGCTGTGATCCCTACAGAATCGGGGCGCATGTTTATCGAATACGCCCGTTCCGCATACCACTCCTTGGCTTGCAGATTTTTATCGCAGATATTCGAAAATAAAAATCGACTTAACTCTTACTGATGAATACATTGATCCTCATACGGACGCAGCAGATATCATCATTCGTATTGGCACACTTTCAGACTCATCGTTAAGAGCAAGAGAGTTGGGAAAACAAACCTACTATTTAGCTGCATCTCCAGATTACGTAGCACAATATGGAAAGCCTCAGTCGCCTTCTGATTTGGCAACTCACCGTTGCCTTATATACAGTGGGTACTCAGGTAACAATCAATGGTATTTTAAAAGTCTCAATCAATCGTGGTATCAGCAATCATTATCTCCCTCTCTTGTTTCAAATAATGCGGAAGCCCTGCTCGTTTCTGCAATCAATGGTATGGGGATTATCCTGTTCCCCGATTGGTTAATAGGTAAGTATCTGAAGGAAGGTAAGTTGATAAGCCTGCTAGGAAAGTATGAAGTTGCCATAAAAAAAGAGCCACAAAATATCAGTGCACTTTACCCTCAGGCTCGCCACCATCGTTAAACGTTCGGTGCTTTATTGATTATTTAGTAGAAGTGTATGGTTCTCCACCCTACTGGAGATATTAGCCCGGGAGGCATGCTTTAGGAATGAAAATGCTTACTTATTGTCTAATGCCAGTTTTCCTTCAGCAGGGCCTATTTAAGCCCGGTTGAAGGGAATATATCTTTCGCTCATTCCTCATTTATAACGCTATTGCACAGAAGAATGTATTTCAGTTTCAACTGACTCCATCAGCTTATGAATGGGGCACTTTTCCGCAATGTCCTTTAACAGATGGCGTTGCTGTACACTGAGTTCGCCGTTAAGTTGAAGGTTCACATTGAGTCTGTAAATACCGCTTTTTTCCTTACTGTTATCCCGCGTAATTTCGATATCCACGCTGGTAAGAGAAATATCTTTGCGCTTTGCGTACATTAACAGAGTAATAGCCTTGCAGGCTGCCAGAGAACTGTCATAAAGATCGTGAGGATCAGGTGCGTTGTCTTCACCTCCCAATGATGCAGCAACATCGGCAAACAAGGTATGCTGGTGAATGCGTATAGTTTGTAAATAGGTACCGGTTTCGCTTTTATGTAAAATAACGCTCATAAGTTATTCCTGAAGGTTTAATTTGTAGGAAAGGGAATGAACTCTTTTACATCATCAACTACTTGAGGAAAATTTCCCGCCAACCATTCCTGTTTGGCCTGTTCTACACGCTCTTTTCTACTGGAGATAAAATTCCATTCGATAAAACACTTACCCATTTTCTCACCACCGATCAGCGCAATTCTTGTTTCTTCTGTGGCTTCAATTTCCACCCCTTCAGCCGCCGATAACACCACCATGGCAAATTCTGGTATCACTCTGTCTTTTATTTTTAAGCCGCCTTTAGCAACGTAAATGGCGCGCTCTTCACAGTTGGGCAACACTAACGTTTGAGTGGTTTGCAGATGAGCCTCAACATACAAGGTTTCTGCGTATGTCAGTACCGGAGAAGTTAAACCATACGCGGAACCCATTAACACGCGTACAGCAACATCGTTGATATGAGTTTGAGGAATATTTGCAGCTGGATAATGATAAAAAGCAGGGTCAATTTCTTCATCTTTTTCCGGCAACGCCAGCCATAACTGCAGACCATGCAAAGTATGATCAATATGCTTTACTTCAGGGCGTTCGCGCTCAGAATGCGTAATACCTTTACCGGCGACCATTAAATTAATATCGCCCGGGGTGATGGTGGCGAGGCTTCCCAGGGAATCCCGATGCAGAATTTCACCTTCAAATAAATACGTCACGGTCGCTAAATTTATATGCGGATGTGGGCGTACATTAATACCCGACCCTGCAGGAAAATGTGCCGGCCCCATATGATCGAAAAATATCCACGGCCCGACCATTTGACGCTCTTTTGTGGGAAGCGTGCGACGCACGGAAAAGTCCCCTAAATCTTTTGCTCTGGGCTGAATGATTATTTCGATTGCGTTACAGCCCTTATCAACATCGCAATCTAATTCTATTTGGCTTGTTTCAATACTCATGCGTTTCTTCCCTGTAAATGAAGTTTTCATCTGTTTGGCAACATAACCGACTGCCAGATAATTAATGATAGATGAAGTTAATATCAAAAATACTTCACAACTGTGTTCGCGACTATAAAAATTTACTTATCACGTGGCATCTTCTGACGCGTGCAAGGGACGCGATGCAGACTTTTTCAAAAAAACCAATAATGCCAGTAGCGGCAACGCACTTCCCATAATCGCCACCGCAAACCATCCGCCGTACGCGTAGAGCGCACCAGCCATTGTCGAGCCCGCCGCACCACCAATAAAGATACTGGTCATGTACAACGCATTCAGACGGCCGCGACTATGAGGATCGAGGGCGTAAATCTCGCGCTGCCCTAATACCATGTTCATTTGCACGGCAAAGTCCAACAACACTCCGGTTAGGGCCAGAAACATCAGCCCGAACGGCAGGTTGAATAAGCCTGGAACAAAGCTGACCGCTGCCAGAATCATCGCCAGCTTAGACATTTTCTCAGTAAGCCCTGCGTCTGCCAAACGTCCGGCCATGGGCGCAGCAATGGCGCCTATCGCTCCCACCAGCGCAAAAATCGCAATTTCAGTTTGACTCAAATTGTAACGTTCAGATAAAAACAGCGGCGCGGCAGTCCAATATAAACTAAAGGCGGCAAACATAAGCCCTTGATAAAAAGCGCGCTGACGCAGCAACGCATACCGTTTAAACAAATGTGCGAGTGAAGCCACTAATTGCCGATAGCTGACCTTATGCTGCGGCTGATGGGAAGGGATCGTAAAAATTACAACAACAGCAATTATCAGCATCAACACTGCGGCACAATAGAACACGGCGCGCCAGCCAAAGTGATCGGCAATAAGACTGGATACCGGTCTTGCCAGTAATATCCCTAACAGTAAGCCACTCATGATGTTGCCCACTACCCGGCCGCGATTCTCCTCGCGCGCCAGATGCGCAGCCAGGGGTATTAATATCTGCACCGATACCGAACTGAAGCCGATAAGCGTGGACATCAGCAGTAAACCTGCCGGACTATCCGTTAGTGCCATACCGACAAGACTAGTAATAGTCACGGCAAGGGTCGCGAGCATTAACCGCCGGTTTTCCAGCAAATCTGCCAGTGGTACCAGAAAGAACAGCCCTAACGCGTAGCCTATCTGGGTCAGCGACACGATAAATCCGGCGTTGGCAGTAGAAATTCCTACATCCGGCGCGATTAACTCGATAATAGGTTGGGCATAATAAATATTGGCAACAATTGCACCGCAGCAAATAGAAAATAGTGTGACTAACGTACTGCTAAGTACCGGTTGAGCTTGAGCTGTCATAATGTTCTCCAGATAAACTATGGTTACACTCACAGTTCCAAACATGCAATTACCTGATTGCTCTTCGATGCAGCACCAAGAGAGAAAATAAACTTGCTGGAATAATGAGCTTTGGTATTGAGAATCCTGCTCACCAGCTCTCAATACACTTATAGTAAAGCGCCTTATACCTGCAGAGAATCCTCTTTAAATGCAAAACGCTATTGCGATTGACGCAATGCACTTATTAACAACTGGACGTTGCCTTACTTGGGCGCAACCAGAGAGAGTTTACAATTACAAAAACAGCGCCCACTGAAATAGTGAGCACTGACGACATTGAAACTTTCACAGCTCAGGCTGACGCTATTATTATTTTATTGGTGAGGGCATACCATGTGGTGAAGAGCGCAGATATTGCGGTGGTGCCGTCACTTGCTCACCCAATTCGGCAGCGGCATGCCATACCCAGTGAGGGTTGTACAGGATCCCTCTCGCCAGCGCAACGGCATCAGCCTGACCAGAAGCAATAATATTATCGGCCTCTGGCGCATCAGTGATAAGCCCCACCGCGATAACCGGAATGTTAACAGCCTGCTTAATAGCCGTTGCGAACGGTATCTGAAAACCTGGCGCCACGGGAATCTGCTGTAAGGGGCTTAAGCCGGCGGTACTCACGTGAATAAATTGACAGCCTCTTTCTTCCAGCGCTTTTGCCAGCACCAAGCTTTGTTCTACATCCCATCCACCAGTCACCCAATCTGTAGCAGAGATGCGTACACCCAAGGTTATATTATCTGATACCGCCGCTTTTATTTTATCAGTAATTTCCAGCAATAAGCGCATCCGATTTTCAAGGCTGCCACCATATTGGTCGCTCCGCTGATTAGCTAGAGGCGATAAAAACTGATGTAATAAATAGCCATGAGCCGCATGCAGTTCAATGGCTTCGATACCAAGACGCTCCGCTCGTTTTGCCGCTTCAACAAAATCGGTAATAATTTCGGTAATTTGTTCAGGAGTCGCGGCGTCTGGGGCGGGTTCCTCATCACCATAAGGTAAAGCGGAGGGAGCAATAGTTTGCCAGCCATGGGGGTTATCGGGCGTAATTACCTTCCCGCCGTCCCAGGGTTTTTGTGTCGATGCTTTACGCCCGGCATGCGCCAATTGTATGCCAACAGGCATGGAAGAATATTTTCTTACTGCTGTTAATGATGTAGCCAGCGCGCGTTCCGTTCTATCATCCCACAAGCCTAAATCCGCATAGCTAATTCGACCTCGGGGATTAACAGCCGTCGCTTCTAAAATCAACAAACCCGCCCCAGATAAAGCCAATCTTCCCAGGTGAATGGTATGCCAGTCAGTAGCGGCACCGTCTTCTGCAGAATACTGGCACATAGGCGCAATAATAATGCGGTTTGATAATGTTAGATTGCCCAGGTTAAGGGGTTGAAACAGATGGCTCATTAAATTCCTTAGAAATTGTTAATTGCCGAGACAACCAGCGGCTCGGTTACGCGCTGTTTTTCGTCAATACATTGTGTGCGACACAGGCAGATATAATAGGGGCATTTATATGTGCAGAGAATACCGTGCAGACGCAAAACATTGTTGCTTATTTCGCAAAACCCCCTGTCAGGCGGAGAGTCTTGACTAAACGTCTATTGAGGATCCGACTTCAATAGGTGCGTAACAAAATCGATGAAAGAAAAGACGCTCACGAAGGCTACGAGGTGTTCACGAATCATTGTGGTTTTGATTTTTACCGCTGTGTTAATCGTTTAGAAATAGAATAGTTAGATAGCAATGATATTCCGATTAAGAAAAAAAGCGCCCCAATGCACGTCCCTTCTACCTAGCTTCTGTGGCGAACATCAGGTGCTTTATTAGTCTGTCGTCGGTGGAAGTAGCTACAATACTTTATGCCAGTGTTTAGCGTTTAGATTTAAGAGCAAATCAACCCTAACCCATGACTGTTTATAGAATAATATTCGCCTATTTCCTTGGCGAATATTTTCTCAGGTGGTTTTCGACATCTTCGTGCAAGTAAATATCATCCATACTGCAGATAATCCAACGAGCGTGTAAACGATGCGTGAAAGCACGGACATCTCTCCAAAGATGGCAGCCACTAAATCAAAGCTTAGTAAACCCACCAAACCCCAGTTTATACCACCCACAATTACCAACACCATGGCAATCCAATCTACGGCAGTCAGACCGGTGCGCCGTTCAGTAGTATGAGTATTCGTTGTCGCCATATCATAATCCCTTTATTGTGTTTATTGAATGTGCCGATACTTTCTGTAGAAAGAAAACGGCGGTGAAGTTTCGGTTGGATAAATGCAACCACCGTGCCCACTTATTAAGTGTAGATAGATATTCAGGTGAAGCAAATAAAAGAAAATTTAAGCAAATTTTTTATGAAAAATTTACCGGGTTCTTGAAAAAATTTGTGTCTGCAACTTTTAAATTCGAACACAAAAAGCTGTAGAAAATTTTATTGTGAAGCATATTTTTGATAAAAATAATGCGAGCTCATTGTCTGGAACATCTAATACAAGAAGATGCTTACACTCGGATTTATACGAATGCGAAAAGCGAATACACTTGTTTGATTCTTTTGCCGAAACAGTAATTTTATTACCATGCATTAGCTCTGTTCGGTTTTGCCTTTTGATTTTACTCAATCTGACGGGGCTTTTTAGTAATGGCGCTATTTTGGGTGTCGTCAATTGTTTGAGTGCGACGCAAGCAGATATAATAGGGGCATTTATATGTGCAGAGAATACCGTGCAGACGCAAAACATTGTTGCTTATTTCGCCCCCCCCTGTCAGGCGGAGAGTCTTGACTAAACGACTATTGAGGATCCGACTTCAATAGGTGCGTAACAAAATCGATAAATGCACTA
Coding sequences:
- a CDS encoding MFS transporter, yielding MTAQAQPVLSSTLVTLFSICCGAIVANIYYAQPIIELIAPDVGISTANAGFIVSLTQIGYALGLFFLVPLADLLENRRLMLATLAVTITSLVGMALTDSPAGLLLMSTLIGFSSVSVQILIPLAAHLAREENRGRVVGNIMSGLLLGILLARPVSSLIADHFGWRAVFYCAAVLMLIIAVVVIFTIPSHQPQHKVSYRQLVASLAHLFKRYALLRQRAFYQGLMFAAFSLYWTAAPLFLSERYNLSQTEIAIFALVGAIGAIAAPMAGRLADAGLTEKMSKLAMILAAVSFVPGLFNLPFGLMFLALTGVLLDFAVQMNMVLGQREIYALDPHSRGRLNALYMTSIFIGGAAGSTMAGALYAYGGWFAVAIMGSALPLLALLVFLKKSASRPLHASEDAT
- a CDS encoding DUF378 domain-containing protein, with protein sequence MATTNTHTTERRTGLTAVDWIAMVLVIVGGINWGLVGLLSFDLVAAIFGEMSVLSRIVYTLVGLSAVWMIFTCTKMSKTT
- a CDS encoding IS5 family transposase, whose amino-acid sequence is MPRTMLTDAQWAMLSRVMYLSGRVYSKPEHRMTFEGILYRMRTGIPWRDLPSEFGDWSAIFRRFNLWSKKGVLAYMFEILSRDSDTQWLFLDGSIVKTHQHGCGAASDHDEAIGKSRGGNSTKIHLAVDSGGLPVYFELSGGQAHDVRFAESLVFNSPAAEIIVADKGYDSDGLRETIEATGTVSNIPRKANKKRGNAHMDWCLYKYRHLVENAFLKVKKYRAIATRYEKLARNYHSMVSLAFIMMWLPMYAE
- a CDS encoding methyl-accepting chemotaxis protein codes for the protein MISLSSIRNKLILISALVFTGMVGMTLLQNVTGAKLSNLSLLEVGIYKVNNGMLSLRRDEKDFLLRQDLDYQEDFNADYDSLVSEVNTLQQGLQRAGFGAHEASQLKAILAEYKKTFNVFVAKNIALGLTPEAGIYGTLRDAVRNVEDQVNQLGNTALEADMLMLRRHEKDFMLREDMKYKASFDDAFADFNTTLRQSNLSALASSQIASLMNDYQRHFHAFVEGQNVLGLTSDQGLIGEVRRTVHATESILTELSEQVTTQIDEYRAATNFFSTLISALAVILIVIVIVFVSLSISKPVKYLAGLMQNISDNKDLSQRYKYDGADEINAVGKALNQMLERFEESMYEVYQSTTMLSSAAEELSVITASTRDGVNRQQHETESVATAMNEMTTTVQDVSHSASEAAAASKQADTESKKGTQLVNDAVNGIRELAQQVEKTAQEINALKDEAANISTVLQVISEIAEQTNLLALNAAIEAARAGEQGRGFAVVADEVRTLASRSHDSTDQIRTIIERLQQKTGSAVQIMQQSRHLADSGVEKADIAGHALEQITLAVSAISEKNYMIASAADEQKIVSEEINCNIVNINDIAKSSTEAASQTLETSNSLAQLATELQSVVQQFKISPRHA
- a CDS encoding NADH:flavin oxidoreductase/NADH oxidase codes for the protein MSHLFQPLNLGNLTLSNRIIIAPMCQYSAEDGAATDWHTIHLGRLALSGAGLLILEATAVNPRGRISYADLGLWDDRTERALATSLTAVRKYSSMPVGIQLAHAGRKASTQKPWDGGKVITPDNPHGWQTIAPSALPYGDEEPAPDAATPEQITEIITDFVEAAKRAERLGIEAIELHAAHGYLLHQFLSPLANQRSDQYGGSLENRMRLLLEITDKIKAAVSDNITLGVRISATDWVTGGWDVEQSLVLAKALEERGCQFIHVSTAGLSPLQQIPVAPGFQIPFATAIKQAVNIPVIAVGLITDAPEADNIIASGQADAVALARGILYNPHWVWHAAAELGEQVTAPPQYLRSSPHGMPSPIK
- a CDS encoding pirin family protein; amino-acid sequence: MSIETSQIELDCDVDKGCNAIEIIIQPRAKDLGDFSVRRTLPTKERQMVGPWIFFDHMGPAHFPAGSGINVRPHPHINLATVTYLFEGEILHRDSLGSLATITPGDINLMVAGKGITHSERERPEVKHIDHTLHGLQLWLALPEKDEEIDPAFYHYPAANIPQTHINDVAVRVLMGSAYGLTSPVLTYAETLYVEAHLQTTQTLVLPNCEERAIYVAKGGLKIKDRVIPEFAMVVLSAAEGVEIEATEETRIALIGGEKMGKCFIEWNFISSRKERVEQAKQEWLAGNFPQVVDDVKEFIPFPTN
- a CDS encoding OsmC family protein, giving the protein MSVILHKSETGTYLQTIRIHQHTLFADVAASLGGEDNAPDPHDLYDSSLAACKAITLLMYAKRKDISLTSVDIEITRDNSKEKSGIYRLNVNLQLNGELSVQQRHLLKDIAEKCPIHKLMESVETEIHSSVQ
- a CDS encoding substrate binding domain-containing protein, which encodes MDLTLTDEYIDPHTDAADIIIRIGTLSDSSLRARELGKQTYYLAASPDYVAQYGKPQSPSDLATHRCLIYSGYSGNNQWYFKSLNQSWYQQSLSPSLVSNNAEALLVSAINGMGIILFPDWLIGKYLKEGKLISLLGKYEVAIKKEPQNISALYPQARHHR